The following are encoded together in the Gammaproteobacteria bacterium genome:
- a CDS encoding DUF1638 domain-containing protein: MKKSDSILVITCAAIAREVNEIKKLGQWSQMDLQAITADLHARPEKIPAAVADKIDRARDQYDHIFVAYGDCGTSGELDRVLEAKGVKRLPGAHCYDFLAGRKNYEQMQEQEPGTFYLTDFLAQHFQRLVIEILGIDRHPELLEMYFGNYTRLVYLAQTDSGELTKLARAAADQLGLRFERKFTGMGEMVPELDAAMQEAMWGR, from the coding sequence ATGAAAAAATCAGACTCGATACTGGTAATCACCTGTGCTGCGATCGCGCGCGAAGTCAATGAAATAAAGAAACTCGGGCAGTGGTCGCAAATGGATCTGCAGGCTATCACCGCCGACCTGCATGCCCGACCCGAAAAAATCCCGGCCGCGGTTGCCGACAAGATTGACCGTGCGCGCGACCAGTATGACCATATATTTGTTGCCTATGGTGATTGCGGAACCAGCGGCGAACTCGACCGGGTGCTTGAGGCGAAGGGTGTCAAGCGTTTGCCGGGCGCGCACTGTTACGATTTTCTTGCCGGACGCAAAAACTACGAGCAAATGCAGGAACAGGAACCAGGCACTTTTTACCTGACCGACTTCCTGGCGCAGCATTTTCAACGTTTGGTGATCGAGATACTGGGCATCGATCGCCATCCCGAATTACTGGAGATGTACTTCGGCAATTACACGCGCCTGGTTTACCTGGCGCAGACGGATTCGGGCGAGTTGACGAAGCTGGCGCGCGCTGCGGCCGATCAGCTGGGTTTGCGTTTCGAGCGCAAGTTCACCGGCATGGGTGAAATGGTGCCGGAACTGGATGCGGCGATGCAGGAGGCAATGTGGGGCAGATAA
- a CDS encoding virulence factor has protein sequence MGQIKIVYWRDIPGQVVVREGRRSKRLRLPLRFMKAIERAGYRLRKKQQDALFEPWHDVTQSFEGDINEQAAQLVRQLEERYTDDVLETLIRASGVDETRSRNA, from the coding sequence GTGGGGCAGATAAAAATTGTCTACTGGCGCGATATTCCCGGACAGGTCGTGGTTCGTGAAGGACGACGCAGTAAGCGGTTGCGGCTGCCGCTGCGATTCATGAAAGCGATCGAGCGCGCCGGGTATCGTCTCAGGAAAAAACAGCAGGATGCATTATTCGAGCCCTGGCACGATGTTACCCAGTCTTTTGAAGGTGACATCAATGAGCAGGCAGCGCAATTGGTACGACAGCTGGAGGAACGTTACACGGATGACGTTCTGGAAACTTTAATTCGAGCCAGCGGCGTTGACGAAACCCGTAGCCGAAACGCATGA
- a CDS encoding methylenetetrahydrofolate reductase C-terminal domain-containing protein: protein MYRFRQWSVKHSRKLEAVYRNFEPVLIKLHPIFKTLGYGRLEKPVRVLEKTVKGLMFDCQMCGKCALSATGMSCPMNCPKSIRNGPCGGVRLNGHCEIKPEMRCVWVDAWQGSKQMRDSQAIQQVQIPVNHLLKGSSSWLRVVRDVYDAREKETVQ from the coding sequence TTGTATAGATTTCGTCAATGGTCGGTTAAGCATTCGAGAAAACTGGAAGCGGTTTATCGAAACTTTGAACCGGTTTTGATCAAGCTGCACCCGATATTCAAGACGCTTGGTTACGGGCGGCTTGAGAAACCGGTGCGTGTCCTCGAGAAAACGGTAAAGGGATTAATGTTCGATTGCCAGATGTGCGGTAAATGCGCGCTTAGCGCCACCGGCATGTCCTGTCCGATGAACTGCCCGAAATCGATTCGTAATGGTCCCTGTGGTGGTGTGAGGCTCAATGGTCACTGTGAAATCAAACCCGAAATGCGCTGTGTCTGGGTAGATGCCTGGCAGGGCAGTAAGCAAATGCGGGATTCGCAGGCAATCCAGCAGGTGCAGATACCCGTCAACCATTTGCTCAAAGGCAGTTCGTCGTGGTTGCGCGTGGTACGCGACGTGTATGACGCACGTGAAAAAGAGACCGTCCAATGA
- a CDS encoding methylenetetrahydrofolate reductase, translating to MTVTREPHSGNPLPQKEGHVSTGRLERVLRSGKFVVTAELAPPDSALAEDVYERARLFDGYVDGMNATDGSGAHCHMSSVAMCALLTNVGYSPVLQISCRDKNRIAIQGDVLGAAAMGVSNVLCLSGDGVQVGDHPEAKPVFDLDSMSLLETIRIMRDESRFLSGRSITSPPQLFLGAAENPSAPPFDLRPYRLAKKIAAGAQFIQTQYVFDIDHLRAFMAKSHDLGLLEQCFIIPGVGPLASARTALWIRNNVPGIHIPDAIIKRLEGAQEPKKEGRKICIELIQQIKEIEGVSGVHVMAYRQEEAVGEIIQQSGVLDGRVPWYPGCEVQSNSA from the coding sequence ATGACCGTAACTCGCGAACCGCATTCTGGAAATCCACTGCCGCAAAAAGAAGGTCATGTTTCGACCGGCCGGCTCGAGCGGGTTTTGCGTTCCGGGAAATTCGTGGTTACCGCCGAACTGGCACCACCGGATTCCGCGCTGGCCGAAGACGTTTACGAACGCGCGCGTCTGTTTGACGGGTACGTCGATGGAATGAATGCGACCGATGGGTCGGGGGCGCACTGCCATATGTCCAGTGTTGCAATGTGTGCATTGCTCACCAATGTCGGCTACTCGCCCGTGTTGCAGATATCCTGTCGTGACAAGAATCGCATTGCGATCCAGGGAGATGTGCTCGGGGCCGCGGCGATGGGTGTTTCCAATGTCCTGTGTTTGAGCGGAGACGGGGTTCAGGTTGGCGATCATCCGGAAGCCAAGCCGGTATTCGATCTCGACAGCATGTCGCTGCTTGAAACCATTCGCATCATGCGCGACGAATCGCGCTTCCTGAGCGGCCGGTCAATTACGTCACCACCACAACTGTTTCTCGGCGCGGCGGAGAATCCGAGCGCCCCTCCGTTTGATTTAAGGCCTTATCGGCTGGCCAAGAAGATAGCCGCGGGTGCCCAGTTTATTCAGACACAGTATGTTTTTGATATCGATCATTTGCGTGCCTTCATGGCAAAGTCGCATGACCTCGGATTGCTCGAGCAGTGTTTCATTATTCCGGGCGTGGGACCTCTGGCCTCGGCCCGCACCGCGCTGTGGATTCGCAACAACGTACCCGGCATCCATATCCCGGATGCAATCATAAAGCGGCTCGAGGGAGCGCAGGAACCGAAGAAAGAAGGCCGCAAAATCTGCATCGAGCTGATTCAGCAGATCAAGGAGATCGAAGGTGTCAGCGGCGTGCATGTGATGGCCTACCGCCAGGAAGAAGCGGTCGGTGAAATCATTCAACAGTCTGGCGTGCTTGATGGGCGAGTCCCGTGGTACCCGGGTTGTGAGGTTCAGTCCAATTCTGCCTGA
- a CDS encoding dihydropteroate synthase — MTETVVSSATRELVIGFERPFVLIGERINPTGRKIMADEMKNGDYSRVQSDALAQVAAGAHMLDVNAGIPLADEPRILAESIQLVQSLTDVPLSIDSSIIDALEAGLAVYQGKALVNSVTGEDESLERVLPLVKKHGAAVVAISNDETGISEDIDVRYSVAKKIVERAADHGIAASDVVVDPLVMPIGAINSAGREVLRLIHRLRTELKVNTTCGASNVSFGLPNRNGFNGAFISMAIQAGMTSAITNPLHAEVVAASLGADVMLGKDPDCARWIKHFREPAPEGSMVRGTGRRGGRRRRSVA; from the coding sequence ATGACAGAAACGGTTGTCAGTTCAGCTACCAGAGAATTAGTGATTGGCTTTGAGCGTCCGTTCGTACTGATCGGCGAGCGCATCAATCCAACCGGCCGTAAAATCATGGCCGACGAGATGAAGAATGGCGATTACAGCCGTGTACAAAGCGATGCCCTCGCCCAGGTTGCGGCGGGCGCACATATGCTTGACGTCAACGCTGGTATCCCGTTGGCGGACGAGCCGCGCATTCTGGCCGAATCGATACAACTGGTGCAGAGCCTTACCGACGTACCGCTCAGTATCGACTCGTCCATCATCGATGCGCTTGAAGCCGGGCTCGCCGTCTACCAGGGCAAGGCGCTGGTTAATTCGGTGACCGGTGAAGACGAGAGCCTGGAACGGGTTCTGCCGCTGGTCAAGAAGCACGGGGCCGCGGTGGTCGCAATTTCGAACGACGAAACCGGTATTTCGGAAGATATCGACGTGCGTTATAGCGTCGCCAAAAAAATTGTTGAACGTGCCGCTGATCATGGCATTGCAGCCAGCGACGTTGTGGTCGATCCGCTGGTTATGCCGATCGGCGCGATCAACAGTGCCGGACGCGAGGTGCTCAGGTTGATCCACCGCTTGCGTACCGAACTCAAGGTCAACACGACCTGTGGTGCGTCCAACGTCAGCTTCGGATTGCCCAATCGCAATGGTTTCAACGGTGCATTTATCAGCATGGCGATCCAGGCCGGGATGACTTCGGCAATTACCAATCCGTTGCATGCCGAAGTCGTCGCAGCGAGTCTGGGCGCCGATGTCATGCTCGGTAAGGACCCGGATTGCGCACGCTGGATCAAACATTTTCGTGAGCCTGCACCCGAGGGTAGTATGGTTCGCGGAACCGGTCGTCGTGGCGGACGTCGACGGCGCTCGGTCGCCTGA
- a CDS encoding ASKHA domain-containing protein — protein sequence MPSGLRGQVPIGTTVLQAAQRLGVDLESICGGQGKCRKCQVLPQEGEFSKHGIVSRAEHLSGLTETELHHQSRKRLKNGRRLGCNARILGDLVVDVPEESQQHKQHIAKAVTAYDIQVLPAVRLYTVTLPEPDMHSPISDKRRLQQALVKEHELPVMDCELSQLRLLQPALAKAGRKITVAVYQFQQIIGVWPGEKKEIFGLAVDLGSTTIAAQLCDLYTGEVVATADTMNPQIRFGEDLMSRVSYVMMNEGGDTAMTQVVREAFNQLARRAAKSAGVQPEDILDMTVVANPIMHHLFLGIDPTPLGTAPFTLTTDQTQVLRAAELDIQLHPETRICTLPCIAGHIGADTAGVILSERPDLAEENVLLVDVGTNAEIVLGNRHRLLAASSPTGPAFEGAQITSGQRAAPGAIERVRIDPGTLEPSFRVIGCDAWSNEPDFMDKSARAGVSGICGSGIIEVVAEMFLAGVIDQDGVIGPVPGKNSERIVKDGRTYSYLLQDGERPIRITQNDVRAIQLAKAALHAGTRLLIDHMGIDKVDRIGLAGAFGSHIDVKYAMVLGLIPDCDLDNVGSVGNAAGTGARIALLNFPSRIEIGEILPKVEKIETAIEPKFQEYFIDAMALPHKTDAYEELSKVVKLPAPKAKAEGSPGDERKRRSRRRRDRN from the coding sequence ATGCCCTCGGGTCTGCGTGGCCAGGTGCCAATCGGGACCACGGTACTCCAGGCAGCCCAACGCCTGGGTGTTGATCTAGAATCAATTTGCGGCGGCCAGGGTAAGTGCCGCAAGTGCCAGGTGTTACCTCAGGAAGGTGAATTTTCGAAACACGGTATTGTTTCGCGCGCCGAGCATCTTTCCGGCCTCACCGAGACCGAGCTTCATCACCAATCCAGGAAACGCCTTAAAAACGGTCGGCGCCTCGGATGTAATGCCCGTATTCTCGGTGACCTGGTGGTCGACGTCCCCGAAGAAAGCCAGCAGCACAAGCAGCATATCGCCAAGGCAGTTACCGCCTACGATATCCAGGTCTTGCCGGCTGTACGTTTGTACACCGTGACCTTGCCAGAGCCTGACATGCATTCCCCGATTTCCGATAAACGACGCCTGCAGCAGGCCCTGGTGAAAGAACATGAATTACCCGTCATGGATTGCGAACTGTCGCAACTGCGATTGCTGCAGCCCGCGCTCGCAAAAGCCGGCCGTAAGATTACCGTGGCGGTATACCAGTTCCAGCAGATAATTGGTGTCTGGCCGGGTGAAAAAAAGGAAATATTCGGGCTGGCGGTAGATCTCGGTTCGACCACAATCGCGGCGCAGCTCTGTGACTTGTATACGGGCGAAGTGGTTGCCACGGCAGACACGATGAATCCGCAAATCCGCTTCGGCGAGGATTTAATGAGTCGCGTCTCTTACGTAATGATGAATGAGGGCGGTGACACCGCGATGACGCAGGTGGTTCGGGAAGCCTTTAACCAGCTTGCCAGGCGTGCTGCCAAGTCGGCCGGCGTACAGCCCGAGGATATCCTGGACATGACCGTGGTTGCGAATCCAATCATGCACCACCTGTTTCTGGGTATCGATCCGACGCCGTTGGGCACCGCACCCTTCACGCTGACGACCGATCAAACCCAAGTATTGCGTGCCGCCGAACTCGATATTCAGCTGCATCCGGAAACGCGCATATGCACTTTACCCTGTATTGCCGGCCACATCGGTGCCGACACTGCCGGGGTCATCCTGTCGGAACGACCAGACCTGGCCGAGGAAAACGTGTTGCTGGTTGATGTCGGCACCAATGCCGAAATCGTGCTCGGAAATCGCCATCGCCTGCTGGCGGCATCCAGCCCGACGGGTCCTGCCTTCGAAGGTGCCCAGATAACGTCCGGGCAGCGTGCGGCTCCTGGTGCGATCGAGCGTGTCCGCATTGATCCGGGGACACTGGAACCGAGTTTTCGAGTGATCGGATGCGATGCCTGGTCCAACGAACCTGACTTCATGGACAAGAGTGCACGGGCCGGGGTTAGTGGTATTTGCGGATCCGGCATTATTGAAGTGGTTGCGGAAATGTTCCTCGCCGGCGTCATAGATCAGGACGGCGTGATTGGACCTGTCCCGGGTAAAAACAGCGAGCGCATTGTTAAAGATGGCCGCACCTATTCATACCTGCTGCAGGATGGCGAGCGTCCGATACGCATTACCCAGAATGACGTGCGTGCGATTCAGCTTGCCAAGGCAGCGCTGCATGCCGGGACCCGCTTGTTAATCGACCACATGGGCATCGATAAGGTCGATCGCATCGGCCTGGCCGGTGCCTTTGGCAGCCATATTGATGTCAAGTACGCGATGGTGCTGGGATTGATACCGGACTGCGATCTCGACAATGTCGGGTCGGTGGGTAACGCGGCGGGTACCGGTGCGCGAATCGCGTTATTGAATTTCCCATCACGTATTGAAATCGGTGAAATTCTGCCCAAGGTGGAAAAAATCGAAACCGCGATAGAGCCCAAATTCCAGGAGTATTTTATTGACGCGATGGCACTGCCGCACAAAACCGATGCTTACGAGGAACTCTCGAAGGTCGTAAAACTGCCCGCGCCCAAAGCCAAGGCTGAAGGTAGCCCGGGCGACGAACGCAAGCGCCGCTCCCGTCGTCGTCGCGATCGCAATTAG
- a CDS encoding GlxA family transcriptional regulator — MTDEKTASKPEHFGFLQVPNYSMIAFTSAIEPLRMANRDAGKELYCWSVYTIDGLPEKASNGLEITPDDSIENAGEMSILFVCGGADIVDAWSKQLQFALRRIAKRNNIVIGALCTGSYLLARAGLLDGYKCTIHWENIASLREEFPEVNVSDDLFLIDRDRITCAGGQASMDMMLKLIQDRHGNKLVTHISEQFMCERIRNSDDRQRIPLHLALGSNQPKLTEAVTLMEANIEEPISLDELSNYVGISRRQLERLFQKHLNCVPTRYYLNLRLNRARLLLLQTSKSIVDIALACGFISAPHFSKCYRDLFGIPPRDERRKLQQKSAAEEADLAS; from the coding sequence ATGACTGACGAAAAAACCGCATCAAAACCCGAGCACTTCGGTTTTTTACAAGTCCCAAATTACTCGATGATTGCGTTTACCTCGGCCATCGAACCGTTGCGTATGGCCAATCGCGATGCCGGCAAGGAACTCTATTGCTGGAGCGTTTACACCATTGACGGTTTACCGGAAAAGGCCAGTAACGGACTGGAAATAACTCCCGACGACAGCATCGAAAATGCCGGCGAGATGTCCATTTTGTTTGTTTGCGGCGGCGCCGACATCGTCGATGCCTGGTCCAAGCAACTGCAGTTTGCGCTGCGCCGAATCGCCAAGCGCAACAATATCGTCATCGGCGCCCTCTGCACCGGCAGCTACCTGCTGGCCCGTGCCGGTTTACTGGACGGCTACAAATGTACCATTCACTGGGAAAACATCGCCAGCCTGCGCGAGGAATTTCCCGAGGTTAACGTTAGCGATGATCTGTTCCTGATTGATCGGGATCGAATTACTTGCGCGGGCGGGCAAGCCTCGATGGACATGATGCTGAAACTGATCCAGGACCGTCATGGCAATAAACTGGTTACCCACATATCGGAACAATTCATGTGTGAACGTATCCGCAATTCGGACGATCGCCAGCGCATACCCCTGCACCTGGCACTGGGTTCGAATCAACCCAAGCTCACCGAGGCCGTGACTTTAATGGAAGCCAACATCGAAGAACCGATCAGTCTCGACGAGCTCTCCAACTACGTCGGAATTTCGAGGCGCCAGCTCGAACGCCTGTTTCAAAAGCATCTGAACTGCGTTCCGACGCGATATTACCTGAACCTACGCCTCAACCGCGCGCGCCTGTTACTGCTGCAAACCAGCAAATCGATTGTCGACATTGCGCTTGCCTGCGGATTCATTTCTGCGCCACATTTCAGTAAATGTTATCGGGACCTGTTCGGTATACCACCACGCGATGAGCGTCGCAAACTACAGCAGAAATCCGCCGCCGAGGAAGCCGACCTCGCGAGCTAA
- a CDS encoding trimethylamine methyltransferase family protein gives MSEARRASRNRRGRGGRDARRAGVTTESVSAPYIKRKIPVFEVLDEEGLQVIENNADTILEEVGIEFRDMPEVLEILKQGGAEVDGVTVRFPRGLCRSIIQASAPAEYTQHARNPARSVRIGGKNTVFVPAYGSPFVFDLDKGRRYANLEDFQNFVKLTYLSPSLHHSGGTICEPVDVPVNKRHLDMVYSHIKYSDKAFMGSVTAPERAVDTVEMIKIIAGENYIDPETGRPRTYATSLINANSPMTFDDTMLGAAKVYAENNQATIITPFILAGAMSPVTVAGTAAQSLAEALAGITFVQLVNPGAPVIFGSFASSMSMQSGAPTFGTPEPALVLYVMAALARRLGVPFRSGGGLCGSKLPDAQAAYEAAATLYPAVMAGVNFVLHTAGWMEGGLAMGYEKFIMDADQAAMMEILLGGVDLSENGQAMDAIREVGPGVHFLGCNHTQNNFKTAFYRSPITDNNSFEQWESEGSLDHAQRCNKRFKKLLNEYEAPPLDPDIDEALLAYIKQRKDSMPDSMV, from the coding sequence ATGAGCGAAGCAAGACGGGCATCCAGGAATCGACGCGGACGCGGCGGGCGTGACGCGCGACGGGCTGGTGTCACGACCGAAAGCGTCAGTGCGCCATACATAAAACGCAAGATCCCCGTTTTCGAGGTGCTCGACGAGGAAGGGTTGCAAGTTATCGAAAACAACGCCGACACCATTCTCGAGGAAGTCGGCATCGAGTTTCGGGATATGCCCGAGGTACTCGAAATCCTGAAACAAGGCGGTGCCGAAGTCGATGGTGTCACGGTTCGTTTTCCCCGCGGCCTGTGCCGCTCCATTATCCAGGCTTCGGCGCCGGCTGAATACACGCAACACGCGCGCAATCCGGCACGCAGCGTTCGGATTGGCGGTAAAAATACTGTTTTTGTTCCCGCCTACGGTAGCCCGTTCGTATTTGACCTGGACAAGGGTCGTCGTTACGCGAACCTCGAGGATTTTCAAAACTTCGTCAAGCTGACCTACCTGTCACCAAGCCTTCATCACTCCGGTGGCACCATTTGCGAGCCGGTCGATGTTCCGGTCAACAAACGCCACCTGGATATGGTTTACTCGCATATCAAGTATTCCGACAAGGCATTTATGGGCTCGGTAACCGCGCCCGAACGTGCGGTTGATACCGTCGAAATGATCAAAATCATTGCCGGTGAAAATTATATCGATCCCGAAACCGGACGCCCGCGCACCTACGCAACCAGCCTGATCAACGCAAACTCGCCAATGACCTTCGACGATACCATGCTGGGTGCCGCCAAGGTATATGCCGAAAACAACCAGGCCACGATCATCACGCCGTTTATCCTTGCCGGTGCGATGTCACCGGTAACCGTAGCCGGCACCGCGGCCCAGTCTCTCGCCGAGGCACTCGCCGGTATTACTTTCGTACAGCTGGTTAATCCCGGTGCGCCAGTTATTTTCGGCAGCTTCGCGAGTTCAATGTCGATGCAGTCGGGTGCCCCGACCTTTGGTACTCCGGAACCCGCGCTGGTACTTTATGTCATGGCGGCCCTGGCGCGCAGACTCGGCGTACCATTCCGTTCCGGTGGCGGGCTCTGCGGTTCCAAGCTACCCGATGCACAGGCGGCCTACGAGGCTGCCGCCACACTTTACCCCGCGGTGATGGCCGGCGTTAACTTTGTATTGCATACCGCGGGCTGGATGGAGGGTGGTCTCGCGATGGGTTATGAAAAATTCATCATGGACGCGGATCAGGCGGCGATGATGGAAATCCTGCTGGGAGGTGTCGATCTCTCCGAGAACGGCCAGGCCATGGATGCGATTCGCGAAGTCGGTCCCGGCGTACATTTCCTGGGATGCAATCACACACAGAATAATTTCAAAACCGCGTTCTACCGATCACCGATTACCGACAATAATAGTTTCGAGCAATGGGAATCCGAGGGTAGTCTCGATCATGCACAGCGTTGCAACAAGCGCTTCAAGAAACTGCTCAACGAGTACGAGGCACCGCCTCTCGATCCCGATATCGACGAAGCCCTGCTGGCCTACATCAAGCAGCGCAAAGATTCGATGCCCGACTCCATGGTCTAA
- a CDS encoding GlxA family transcriptional regulator — MIEGYPIIPFSCVVDALRAANRLSGKKLYQCEYYAPDAEPVSASCGITVPTRALADVKNLKTLIIVAPNTAQHFDDANTIKLLKTMDRQKVNLGSASSGSFILARAGLLDGCRCTIHWENIPVFKELYPQLDVSFTLYEIAERRFTCSGGIAALDMTLKLIENQYGRKLAQQISQQFQHDRIRTEIDSQQMADRMDLAMNAPKLIDVINLMENNIEVPLPLPAIAAKCKLSLRQIERLFHKYRNVTPSQYYLSLRLMHAKQLLLNTNHSVIDISLATGFETQSYFTACYRKHFGSSPRNHRSQVATEIKD, encoded by the coding sequence TTGATCGAGGGTTACCCGATCATTCCTTTCAGCTGCGTGGTCGATGCTTTGCGTGCGGCCAATCGTTTATCGGGCAAGAAACTTTATCAATGTGAGTACTACGCACCCGATGCCGAACCGGTATCTGCATCCTGTGGTATTACCGTGCCTACCCGGGCACTCGCTGATGTAAAAAATTTGAAAACCCTGATCATTGTCGCACCCAACACCGCACAACATTTTGACGACGCCAATACGATTAAACTGTTGAAGACGATGGATCGGCAGAAAGTGAACCTGGGTTCGGCAAGCTCAGGCAGCTTCATCCTCGCGCGCGCCGGCCTGCTCGATGGATGTCGTTGCACAATACACTGGGAAAACATTCCGGTTTTCAAGGAACTGTACCCCCAGCTCGATGTTAGCTTCACACTTTACGAAATTGCCGAGCGCCGCTTCACTTGTTCCGGGGGTATCGCGGCACTCGATATGACGCTCAAGTTGATTGAAAATCAGTACGGGCGGAAACTCGCCCAGCAGATTTCACAGCAGTTTCAACACGACCGTATCCGTACCGAGATCGATTCGCAGCAAATGGCAGATCGCATGGACCTGGCAATGAATGCGCCGAAACTTATCGATGTTATCAACCTGATGGAAAATAATATTGAAGTGCCGCTGCCGCTGCCTGCAATTGCCGCAAAGTGTAAGCTTTCGCTGCGCCAGATAGAACGCCTGTTTCACAAGTACCGTAATGTAACGCCGAGCCAGTATTATCTGTCGTTGCGCTTGATGCATGCCAAGCAGCTTTTACTCAATACCAATCATAGCGTGATCGATATTTCGCTAGCCACAGGATTTGAAACCCAGTCCTATTTCACTGCTTGCTACCGCAAGCATTTCGGGAGTTCACCGCGTAACCATCGGTCACAGGTGGCTACCGAAATAAAAGATTAG
- a CDS encoding FAD-binding oxidoreductase, with product MTQPVLVLGAGIVGISCALELQRRGYRVTLIDRRGPGEETSSGNAGILSYSNITPLADPSLLPRLHRLILNLDADFLMHYPHLISLFPWLLRFVLRCRRKTFLHDGDAMAALTLASIDLHKQWIAEANAQDLLNQVGGLKLYRHQVTFLRDELERELLERCAVKHTLLNADEVYALEPYLKPVFARGVLIDESVSIRNPEKLCKAYAQMFVAAGGQIRRANIQTLRQQPKGWELTNDQGIETVTRLVVCMGAWTPELIGQLGYSNPLAIERGYHTVFAAAGSASLSRPIFDVDASYVMAPMDMGFRVTTGTNLTRRETAPDPRQVALVIPRVREAFPVGDVIMRDPWMGRRPTVPDTLPLIGPAPHHENLWLAFGHSHMGLTMGPVTGQLIANFIDGCDQPISPRACDPARYLQG from the coding sequence ATGACCCAGCCCGTCCTAGTACTAGGTGCCGGTATTGTCGGAATCAGCTGTGCGCTCGAGTTGCAGCGGCGCGGTTACCGCGTAACACTCATCGACCGCCGGGGCCCCGGGGAGGAAACATCTTCGGGCAATGCAGGTATTTTAAGTTACAGCAATATCACACCACTGGCTGATCCTTCGCTACTGCCGCGGTTACATCGACTGATCCTGAATCTTGATGCCGATTTTTTGATGCACTATCCCCATCTGATCTCACTGTTTCCGTGGTTGCTGAGATTCGTTTTACGCTGTCGACGGAAAACCTTTTTACACGATGGAGATGCAATGGCCGCTTTGACCCTGGCATCGATAGATCTGCATAAACAATGGATTGCAGAGGCGAATGCACAGGATTTGCTAAATCAGGTCGGCGGCCTGAAACTATATCGACATCAAGTGACTTTTCTGCGCGATGAGTTAGAGCGTGAGTTACTGGAACGTTGTGCGGTAAAGCATACATTACTCAACGCTGATGAGGTCTACGCGCTAGAGCCGTATCTGAAACCTGTTTTCGCACGCGGTGTTTTGATCGATGAATCGGTTTCGATTCGCAATCCCGAGAAACTTTGCAAGGCTTATGCACAAATGTTTGTCGCAGCGGGCGGGCAGATCAGGCGCGCCAATATTCAAACGCTGCGTCAACAGCCCAAGGGCTGGGAGCTGACCAACGACCAGGGTATTGAAACTGTTACCCGGCTGGTTGTCTGTATGGGTGCGTGGACTCCCGAACTGATCGGTCAGCTCGGTTACTCTAATCCACTCGCAATTGAACGCGGATACCACACGGTTTTTGCAGCGGCAGGATCGGCCAGCTTATCCCGCCCAATCTTCGATGTTGATGCGAGCTATGTCATGGCACCGATGGATATGGGTTTTCGGGTCACAACCGGAACCAATCTGACGCGACGTGAAACAGCACCAGACCCGCGCCAGGTCGCGCTGGTTATTCCACGAGTGCGCGAGGCCTTTCCGGTGGGTGACGTCATCATGCGGGATCCGTGGATGGGAAGACGCCCGACGGTACCCGATACCCTGCCGCTGATCGGACCGGCGCCGCATCATGAAAACCTGTGGCTTGCATTCGGGCATTCACACATGGGACTGACGATGGGTCCGGTCACGGGACAGTTAATTGCCAACTTTATCGACGGATGCGATCAACCGATTTCGCCACGAGCCTGTGATCCGGCACGATACCTCCAGGGCTAG